The window GCTGGAATCGAGGCCGAGCTTGCGGGCGATGTCGGCCGGCGAGATACGCGAGTAGGAGAGTCCGATCGAGCGTATTGCCGTCTTGATGACGTTGTGTCGCAGCCGCAGAATCAGCGTAAACGTGTGATCGGCGCGGAACTGCGGCCCAAAGTTCTCTAGGACTTCGCCGAAGCGCTGCAGATTGCCGAGGCGCACCGCCTGAGTGAGTTGAAAGTACGGAGCAAGAGCGCGGCGCAAAGGAGCCTGTCGGAAGATCTGCCGCTCCGGGATATCGCCAAGTAGCAGTTCCACAGCGACCGCGAGTTTCTGTACCGTTTGCCGGAATCCGACTGCTGTAGTCTGTGGTGCCTTGCGCATCGCCTGGACCAGGTACTTGTGCGCGGCCGAGTACTCCAGTCGGGCGGCTTTTATCCTGCCGAGGTAATAGAGAAAACGCGCCCACTCGTTGTTGCTAGCCGACTCGGGGAAAGTAGACTTGAGCACTAGTTTGTCTGCCTGATCGTAGAGATTGTAGTGCAGGTAGTTGCGCAGCAGACAGTTAATCAGCACCGCCTGGCCCTCAAAATCATTGCGGAGAGTCGCGGTGCGGAGACGCAGGTGCAGGAAGCCTCGGATCTTGTCCAGCTGATCCGTCAGCTCGTACGCGCGTGAGTGGTAGAAGTAGCACTTGGCGGCAATCAGGTCTATCGTTCTGCGGTTCTGCGCGGCAATCTTCTGCACCAGCTGCTCCGAGCACTGTACCGCCTCGTTGTACTTGCCGGTGTCGATCAGCCGGATCAGCACTAGTAGGTGGATGTAGCCGTCGATCTCGGGCAGTAACGGCGACGAGGTGCCACGGAACTTCTGCGTGATTGCCTGGCAGTCGTCCACGTCCATCGGCTCCTCCACCCAGGCGAGCAACGCGTCGCGCTCGGCAACGGACTTGGTGTAGAACCCGGTGACGAGACCGCGTAGCACGACCGGGTTAAGGCGGCGGCGGGTGTTAGGCagggcgcgcaaggcgcgtaACACGAACCGTGGCTCCTTGTTCTGCACCGCCTTCTCAATTTGCCGCGTGTGCTCGCGGATGTCGCATAGGGTTTGCATGTCGGTGTCTACCTTGCGCTCACCTTGCGCACCATCGCCATCGCCGTCCGGCACGCCGCCCGCTGTGTTCACGTCCACGTCCATCGCTTCGACGTTTCTGCCGCTTGGCACGCCCATTCCTATTCGTTGAGATCTCTTCGTTCAGTAGCAATTGGTCTTGTTCACAGTGTTGGCAGAGGACGAACTTTTCTTGAACAGATCAGATTCTCATCATGCGTTCAACGTATTTGTGCAATTCACGTAGCATACGATGGGGTTAGAATGCCTGCGTCTTTATTGGTGAATGTGGTGCGGTTGATCTGGAGGAAACTTCGGGGAGACCactaataatacatatactaGAGTCGCAACCATAGAGATATTAAGGTACTATAAAAGtaattctcacgtccgccatttttcttctaactagCAGGAAAAATTAggtgtgctttccagcaagacacagggggtgtttacgataatggctatccgagtaattttctctaggaccgaaatatatgataagcacaaccatctactatcatcatgattcgtgacaactcaatgctgtccggtatagccaaatcatcacgagcaagttgcgagttgcgagttccgtgagtttgtagcaggtaacctaaaaagtacgacataaataatttgattattacaattaaaaataatctgttttcaatgtatggtaagattattaacttcattaaaatagtaattatataacacaatcatgtattcttaaagtattgtctaaagtaatattaaagagattattttatttacaaatatttattttatctatcaagtttctatcataacggtattatttcaaaacctaatataatattttaattaaacattgattctcaataaatgttatcatttattattaactaacatatatattagaaaagtcatcttttattaaacggatggtgttaacactttgaaacaaatgagataaattatgtaaaattactaaataaatcattattaataatattttttagattacaagtaaaataaaaatttaagtataaatatttttctttcttgtaacaactgttaatgataaattgcatggtgttatcattatttaaaaaaatcatatatctttatgtataaatattatgcatgaatatttcactaatgtgaaactaataataatgtttacaataaatttttttaatttgtaatacaagtgcatagtaaattaagatatactgtaaacggatatacgttagatatgcgttagatatacgttataatagaaacttgatagacaaataaataaataaaatatttgtaaataaaataatctctttaatattactttagacaatactttaaaaatacatgattgtgttatataattactattttaatgaagttaataatcttaccatacattaaaaacagattatttttaattgtaataatcaaattatttatgtcgtactttttaggttacctgctacaaactcacggaactcgcaactcgcaacttgctcgtgatgatttggctataccggacagcattgagttgtcacgaatcatgatgatagtagatggttgtgcttatcatatatttcggtcctagagaaaattacttgGATAGCCATTATCTTAAACACccagtgtaacacagtgtgaGCGAGACACACTGACATGTTCTTTCTCACACTaatggacactgtgttacactgtgtctaTTAGTGTGAAAAAGAACACGTCAGTAGGTTTGTTCTGGTTGCCTGCACTTTTACACTTCtacgaaaaatataagttcttattggtttatatttttaaccagCCAATGAGAACTTATACTTTTCGTAGAAGTGTAAAgatcaggggctcgattcttgaatttattcgcaagagaaacgtatgtGCAAATACCCACTCCAACAGAAAagtgcaagtttattggttaaaggtcatacgatagccaataaggttccaacttttctgcaagaacagaatttgcgaatacgtttctcttgcgaatgaattcaagaatcgagcccctgttcgcgtcacatgccccaacatgctcctattcaccccaacgcactccaatacgttgattccgatgacgccaacctattagaatgcgttggagtgagtaggagcatgttggaGCATGgtgacgcgaacaaaccataaGTGTAGGCAACCAGAACAAACCTAGTGTGTCTCGCTCACACTAgtggacactgtgttacactgtgtcttgctggaaagcacactagtggtttgttcgcgtcgccatgccccgacatgctcctactcactccaacgcattctaataggttggcgtcatcggaatcaacgtattggagtgcgttggggtaaataggagcatgttggggcatgtgacgcgaacaaaccTCTAGTATACCGGTTACCTTAACCGCCCGGTTATTCCAttgaaattgaccaatcgcatttgttaattttgcttaacccTTTGCGGCACGGTGGTCGATATATTGACCACCTATCTTGAagtcatttctttaatttttcggacactaaatactgtattttattacttttttttgtaattttactttagtaagagtcttagtaatatttagtaagatataattttcctttattattagttaattttgttatataaataaataaaatgaaaaaaagtgtgttttttacaaaaaatgtatgtcagaaagaaggaagaatcATGAAGCTGTAAAAATCAGTATAcaggggcccgattcttgaagtcatttgcaagagaaacgtatacgcaaatactcgctctaacagaaagttgtaaatttattggttaatagccatacgatagccaataaatttctaacttttctgtaagaacagaatttgcgaatacgtttctcttgcgaataaattcaagaatagagccccagaggttttttgggtcgctgattacgaatccacCATCAGATTtcgacgattttttttaatagcgaatccaatatggcgatttatgattttgagtattttttatcggttttttatggaaattggtatacaggaatttttcaaaatgttgattacaaatataaaaattgatttgctgtgctaactgtaataaaaaaagtaaattgtgggaaaaaaagtaaaaaaaaattgtaaaatacaaaaatacaaaaaaaaaagaaaatggagaCAATGACCACGTCCACGTTCGTGTCTCTGAAGTAAACTAAGTGCGgtttcttttatgaaaaaattttatgttctatgtaccattgtcaaaaaaataaaaaaatataaaatctcaaaa of the Monomorium pharaonis isolate MP-MQ-018 chromosome 11, ASM1337386v2, whole genome shotgun sequence genome contains:
- the LOC105836036 gene encoding probable 26S proteasome non-ATPase regulatory subunit 3; the protein is MGVPSGRNVEAMDVDVNTAGGVPDGDGDGAQGERKVDTDMQTLCDIREHTRQIEKAVQNKEPRFVLRALRALPNTRRRLNPVVLRGLVTGFYTKSVAERDALLAWVEEPMDVDDCQAITQKFRGTSSPLLPEIDGYIHLLVLIRLIDTGKYNEAVQCSEQLVQKIAAQNRRTIDLIAAKCYFYHSRAYELTDQLDKIRGFLHLRLRTATLRNDFEGQAVLINCLLRNYLHYNLYDQADKLVLKSTFPESASNNEWARFLYYLGRIKAARLEYSAAHKYLVQAMRKAPQTTAVGFRQTVQKLAVAVELLLGDIPERQIFRQAPLRRALAPYFQLTQAVRLGNLQRFGEVLENFGPQFRADHTFTLILRLRHNVIKTAIRSIGLSYSRISPADIARKLGLDSSVDAEFIVAKAIRDGVIEATLDPENGYMRSKETTDIYCTKEPLLAFHQRITFCLDLHNQSVKAMRYPPKSYGKDLESAEERREREQQDLELAKEMAEEDDDGFP